The DNA region ATTTTGTAGAGCGAAAAAATTGTATGCCTGGAAAATTCTTCATTTTTATAGAATATGGCGGCAAAACCTTGTTCctacattttattaatttggaaaacattcaatatatttttagaattcaaaaaaatttttatatcGGTTCCGCATTGAGTAGGTCTAATAACTCTTGAAGAATTGTAAAGAAAAAGTTACGCCGTTTTCAACCCTTACTTTAAACATACTATTCATTAAAGCCCAGTGAAATTAGACAGGGATATTTCTGAAATTCTTCGAGAATTTAAGGTTTAAGCTTATGCAGCTGTTTGCCTGCAATATCTTTATGCGGTCATATCAAATAACTACATAAGATTTATCTTAGATgaccaaaacaaaagatacaaaataaCAACACAGATTTCAGAAATATGTCCAATGAATTAAAAATCCGCCCtagtttaaaaaatgtaaaattattaGTTCCATGATGATTTTAGCTTTAGAGAACCCAATCGAAGTCAGTAGCCCAACTGAGGAATATCATTAGTTAATCTGCAGCAAAGCCTAGAAATGCATTCCACTTGCGAACTTCCCCTATTGCATAACCTAAGCATTAAAAATACTCCAAAGCGAATGCGGCCACCACATTGATGAAAACCCAACCCGCCTGATGCGAACTTTTTCTATATTGTGTACTTAACAAGCTGGAGGAGCGGCGAACTAACCAAGCAAACATAGTTAACGTTGTATATGTAATAGGATTTGTTAGTTGATAGAAGAACTCCCGTGCATTCCAAGTGTGTAAATGAGTGTGACTGGTTGCCATGATGATCTCCAGAAAATCGCTGGAAAACGAAACCCGATCCGCTCCAGTTTTTGATTATTGTTTTGTTCGTGTTAatgtgttttcatttatttattttactttatgtTACGCACTTTAAGTTgaatgtgtctgtgtgtgtgtgtgtgttgcgtGTGTGTctgaaaattataaacaattatCAACTAAAACTAAGTGTTTGATGTAATCATATGTTTTTAGACTTAAGTGTAAATTACAAAtagattttcatttgttttgtttcattttgcTAAGTCAAtgaaaaaaaaggttaaaacAAGAACATGATTATAGATGGTTGCTGCTTggtttaaataaatgaattaccTATGTACTAGAAcgtattaaaatatatttaccatATTGTATAATTAAAAGATATGCGCAGATTAAAATAAACCtatttgaaaaacaaaatccTTCAATATATTGGAGCATTcataaaaatacagaaatcTGGGTAAAATATGGGACAACACAAATTTGAATTCAGTCGATTAACTAACGATGCCGGATTTTTTTTGGGGCACGGGGGCGAGGTGatttatcaatttaatattttgtgtgtgtgtaccgATGAGTGTGTGATTGAAACCTGCGTGTAAGTAGAGAGATTATCAGTAAGTCGAAGCACTAGGTGTCCAGCAGTCCACTACTCTCCTGGAGAAGCCTCGTGAGTTAATGAGTGTGGCAATGATTTAAATCAACGATTCTGAGTTTTTGGGGGCAGGTGCGAGGGAGTGTATAGCTCTATGGCAGTAAATAGTACGTAATAGTTAGAAATTACACATGTATCTAATATAAATATCTATATAAATAGTGTACGATCGATTTTTGTCAATGTGAATGCGTGGGTTCATTAACATCATCATCTGTCATCTCTCATCTCTCACTTCTAAATGTTCAAcagttttttcattttcgttcaATTATCTTAAGATGCCTTAATGCTTAAGCGCGTTGtttttattatcattattattattatcatctCTCCTTAAATTGTAGCCTTGCTCTAACATAATGAAACGCTAACAAATCCAAAAAGATGCTCATGAGTGTGTGGGGGGCACGGGTGGATCGATCGATCTTTCGATAAAGAGTCTTTGGGGTTGAATCGTAATCGCACAATTTAAAGGCATTTTGCTTTAGGGATCATGGGTCTAATATCAATTTACAATCTGTATAGTCTAGGTCTTTTTGATAAATTTTGTTCTTAATAGGTAATTTCGGTTATTTCACTGACCCAAGAGAAATATTAACTTCATTTGTAACTTATTTTGGTAATGCCAAAGACTGAAATTGACATTAGACATTAGACCTATTTCTGAGGCAAACTTGTTAGAATTTACATTGATTACTCTTCGTCCCTGGCTGGAACCACCCTTGAGTGTGGGTTGTGTGGGTATCGGGTATCGCTATCCGTTATGATATTTTGAACTAACAGTTTATATACTTTTCCTCAAATAAGATCTAAGCTCGGGGATGCCCAGAACCGGTGTCAAATATCTCTGTCCATTCTGATTTAAGTTGCCGGAATTCGTAATGATTGAATTGGTcttaccaaaaatataaatggttGCAATATTGTTATGGTTTTCGTAATAAAACTTTGTAAATGTATCAAATTCCGGCAACTTATCACATGGAAAGAGGTCTGAAAACAATTTTGCAGTGGTTCAAGGCAAGGCAATCTACGTATAAAAGCTAAGAAAGAGTTCCTCGAGCCAAAAACCAGTTTAGCCCAGGTCTTATTTTAACGATTCTCTGCCCTGAACATGGTAAATAGTCTTCGTTTTAAGGCTGTACCGCATCCCCTTTCGCGAGCTCCTGGAGAGCTCTTCCTCAGAAGGCCAACCAGGGATGGTGCAATAGCGACTCCTTGGATCGGTCCCCGTAGTCGTAGGTCAGCTCCTCGCCCGGCTCGATGTCGTCCTTGGCCAGGAGTACGAGGTGAGGCCGCTGTTTGATAAGTACTACTTTGGTCATTAGGTTACCAGCCCGCGAGTGATTGATAAGGCGCCCCAGCTTGCCGGTGTCCACGGTTGCATCGATGCAGTACTGCTGGGTCTTGTGCTTGAAGTAGTACATATAGCACCCAGCATTCTCGTCCAGCGCATAGCGTTTCTCCCGCTCCGCGGCCTCGCTTATAGAGATGAGATCTCCCACATACTCGACCACAAACTCGTTACGTTTGAAGGGCCGATCGGCGACAACTCCTCTTCCCTTGCCCATGAAGTGGCGTACTTGGAGACCCTCGCAGCGCTCCTCCAGCACTGCTTGCTCCAAGCCCCGCATCCATTCCTCCTTGACGGCCGTCTTAGTCTTGCGCACACTCCTTCGCACAGGGAAGAAGTCGGTCATCTCACGGTTGCCGTTGGTGGCAGCCAAAGGCAGTGGCGGTTGTCCCTTCGTTGGCCCcttgcttttggtttttgatttCACTGGCGCAGGCTTCAGCATGGCTTTCATGCCTGCTTTATTGCTGTTCGCTGTGGCTGGTGCTTTGTTCTGGTTTTCGCGCTCTTCGGCAGCCTTGAGCAGAGCTCGAacgtcgtcctcgtcctcctcttcatcatcgtcgtcgtctaGCACCACGACGATGtcatcctgctgctgctgctgttgtcgtGGCGGTGGTTTCTGtagctgtggctgtggctggTAAGGCGCTTGTGGCTTTGGCTGGTTCAGTCTTCGGCGCGACTTGCAAGCGGCCACCGCTGCTGTAGTGGCCGGCAGTTTTCGAGGGGATTTGCGTGGCGACAACGGGTCCGTAGATCCGACCTTGCAAATACCTCCAGTTACCTTCAAAGCCGTTTTGATTGGCGAGGGGCAGAGTATGCGATGCGGTGTGGCTGGTTTTCTGCGTCGTGGTTGCCCCGCTGGCGATTCTGTATTGGCGGTGAGTCCGCAGGCCACGCCGCTGTCGCAGGAACTACTGTCATGTTGATCCAAATCGAAGTGCGGCGCGTCCAGCGGCTCCTTTTGTCCATTCAGGCTTACTATTTGATTGAAGCGCCCATTAAGACAGGCGTTTAGCACCGACGGAGGTGATGAGAATACGGCTCCGGCCAGTTCAAAACTCCGATTGATCTTTATGCTGGATGCTTTAGTGGGCGTGCGATCAATGTCCAGGGTCAGTACCGGCTCCTGCAGGAAGATGTTGtcggtgctgctgctgtgcgtGGAACTATGGCTGTCCCTCAGCGCAGAGCGATGTGTCTGGAAGTCGGCCAGAGAGCCCAGTCCTTCGTGCGGCTCTGCGACCTTTTTGATGTGTGGAATTTCTGGGATCTGTTGAATCTCCTGCATGGCCACCATGTCATGTTGATAGCAGGGCGAATTTGAGGAGGCTCTGGAACTGCCATCGAATAATAGCTCCTCCACCACCTGCTGCAGTTCCTCATCCATAAGTTTTTGTTCTGCCTTGGCATCTACTTCGTCGGCAAAGGGAAGGTTTTCATTTATCTGCTGGTCTGCCAGCTTTAGCACCTCGTCATCAAGTTTAATGTGTCCATTTAGCTCCTCGTCGTCAAGTTTCAGCTCCTGTTCTCCTAGATCCAGCTGCTCTCCTGTGTGTATTGTCTTTTGGAAATCTTTAGCGGCAGCATTGGCTTTGAAAAAGTTCTCAATGGTGCGAGTTTGTGAGCGTGTGGCCAAGGGAACGCCTAAAAAACAAAGGGGTATTTTAGCCACCACAGTTAACCTAAAAAATGCGAGAGGCGCACTCACCTATTGTGCGACCCGCTTTGTTGTCTTTGTTGTGTGCCATCATTGTGGCTTCCGGCAGTTGGCCATTTTGAGTGACCTTCATCAAACGGCAGTCTTTCCGCTTGGGGCTGGCAAAATACTGATCCTCCAGCAGATTTCCCGCCACATTTAGTGGCAGTGCTTGGTCAACAGGAATTCCCGATCCCGAGGAGGCACCACCAGAGGAAGAGGATGTGGTCTCCTTGGCGGGCCGTTGTCGTCTTCGCACCATTATCATTTAAAATGGGTTTGGGCCGCGTGATCGCTGGGTGGGCGGTAGTTACTTGGCTTTTGATTTGGCGTTGGCGCGTTTTTATGGACACGCGTTTTTACCtctcacacgcacacgcacacgcgGAAAAACCAAACTGCAATTACCTGAGGGCCaccgaaaaacaaacaacaaaataaactCAGAACTCATAAAACAATTGCACATTAcatgtgtgttttttttttctcctctTCCTTCTTCCTCTCCTACTCTCGCTCTCTGCCTTGCACTTTTTTCCTCTTCTCGCCCCTCTTGCGTACAGTTTTCGCCACTGAAAAAACGTCgtcgttattgttgttgtgcgAAGCGAGCGAAAGAGGAAGAAGAccaaaagaaggaaaaagaaagaGGGAAAATAATGTGAGTTCCCGCAAATGCACCTCGTTCGGAAAACTGTCGTCATACGCAGCAGCGCATTTTCAATCGGATGCGATCGACTTTATGCATGGCAGCATTTCGATGGCGGGGGAAATTAATTGTTGCACTTTTCCGCAAACTTTTTTGGTTCTTTCTTTTTGCGTCGGTTAGTGTTACCAGATTGCGCATCTGCTTTCACCCCTAGTATACGCAGCCTCATTTCATTTATACCAAATTcggtatattttttttagcatgTTTTCAGTCAGTGCTGGAAAGtactaaattaaaaaagatttgaaatggaaaatttatttggcaaggcttataataatatttattgtaaatcaacaaatttatAGAGCATATACTTGTGTAgcttttattaaatattataaagtaCATTTTTGCTAATTTTCATCTTAAAGTACGAATGGAACCTGAAACTTTTCAACTTAAACTCAAATCAGTCAACCTTCttttataaaactaattttaaattatttaaaatgtaatgaaatgaaataaataaatattaaaaaaggtTAGAAAggattatttaataataattaaataccATATTCGTTGCTTTTATCTATACAATCAAAATACTGATTTCGGAAATTAAAAGAGGTAGTTTAGTAATTCATAAAAATCCTCTGATTTATTAatcatttaaaacaattttttttacatttttgtagcATTTTTTGCTAGTTTAACAATAGGTTTCATATCAAATGGCCACCTCGAATGGATCGTGGCTAATGTTTTCCAAACACATTGGGCTCAGCCGAAGCTCCTCCAGCGGCACTCAGCTCCTCGAGAAGTTCATTCGACTGGCGATGTCTGTTCGGCACATTGGCACTGGAGTACAAAGGATTCTCGTTGTTTATGTTGCCAAGTCTGGGATGGGCGCTGCTCTCGGGATCCGGATCCACTCGGTTGGCATTAAAGTCCGATCCTAGGACACAGTTTCTGGCAATCAGGGAACGCTGGAGCTGCGACAGACAACTGGGGGAGGATTTTGAAATATtgctttattattttcatcctttggaaatatttattaaaaagctcttttttaagaaattagtaatttatttattattaatatttattatatttttcatattttaatttaatggtTTTGTGTAAGATgcaattgatttaaaaagCGTATTATGTGACAGTTTTGAGTTACTCTTTCGACCAAACTTACCGCTCCAGTCTGCGATCGCCGCTCCAATCCTGCAGATCGTAGAGATCCGAGAGTCCCAGCTCGCTGCCCCGATGGAGGTGACCGGTGGTCAGGAGGGGTGGTGCGGCGTTGAAGGACCTCTTGCCGTTGGTCCATCCCCGGGAGTATTGGAAGGTCTGGCCCATGCACATGGACAGCGTGAAGAGGAAgagtggcagcagcaggaggcgCAACATGTTTCCGCAGAAGTTAGTCCTGTTCGCAGGACACTCGACTAGTTGCTTTCGCGTTCGAACCACAATTGCGTCTGAAGTATTGATGCTCCTCGCCGGGCTTTTATATCGATGGATGCCACAGGATGCGCGGTTTGTCTGCCGTCAGAATCCTTGCTTCAATGCCCTCCAGAAACACACACTTACCCAGATTAACCGGGGATTATTAGCACCCAATTGTTTCAAGCTAGCAGTAAGCGCCCACATGTGACCACGCCCCCAGCACCCACCACCGCCCCTTCTCGGGACAGCTGGCTGCTCAAACTGAATGCATTTGCTGATTGGAAAACTACCACTTTTCCCGGGCAAAATCAGAAAGTGGGTGGCACAAGCCAAAggcttaaaataaaatgcttgAGCCGAAAAAGTAATTTTCTCGCCCGGCCGAAGGGAGTAAAGTGTGCAAATTGGAGTTGGATCACCTCAGGCAAATGGATTTGCAGATGGACTGGCCAAAAATAGCATTTTCCAGGGCAAAGCTTAAGAGTTTAATTAAGTTACATTTTAATATGCTTAATATCTTCGGCAAATGCAAGCTAAAGTATACACAATGATAGACTCGTTGGGaatataaaacacaaaatatacaaattgtctataaatatacaaaaatatacaatttatattataaatatcaaaaatatatataacattCACTGGCATCCAGTACGTTACAGACTAGTTATTTCGCTATCAGGCACAACATTTGCCCGATTTCCTCCATTTGCTCCATTTGCTCCATTTTGCTCCAGTTCCACGACACTCTTTTCCTCGTTGGCCTTTCGTCGTCGCAAAAGGAAATAACACACACtgtaattaaacaaaataattactACTATGGCATAATAAAATGATGATATAAGTACGTACACGAAGACCAGGACATTGGGAATATAGAAGATTTCGCCAAAGAGCCAAATGGCTCCTGGGAATGAATCCACAGTGCTCTTGTAGATCTCACTGAAGATGGGCGGGAAGATGAACTGGGCCACTGGCTCACTGATGCCAAAGATGGAGTACATCTTGCCTGCGGAGGAgtaatgcatttaaataaactcGAAGTCACTTTAATATAGTATTGCTAGTGATAGAAATCactaaaattgtttatataattGTTATATAAACTTACTCAGCTCATCGCCAGCTACAATGCTCGAGCCGATGGTCTTGATGGCAATCACTCGCAGACTGACGAACATGTCCACCACTCCAGCCACGTAGAATGAGGAGGTGCTGCTGGAGAAGGCCTGCACGAATCCCAAATCTATAACACTGCCatccaaatgcaaatgcaatttaggTACTTACGAAAAGAACGCGCGAGCAGACGATAGACAGAGCGGAGAGCATGCCGATCATGGAGTCGGAAACCTTGAGGAGCTTGCTCAAAATGGCGGTGCCAATGAAGGTGCCCACCAGTGCAGCACCGCTGGACAGGGTGAGGTAGATACTGAAGTCGTTGCCGTTCCAGGCGAGCTTCTTCAGCGTGAATCGATACCAATAGTCGTTCTCCCCGGAAGTGGGGCCCACGGTGAGGAAGTAGGCGCACAGCAGCAGGATCAGCAGCATCCTGCAGATGTAGAAACACTTGAATTTGTTATCCATGCGAAGTGGTTACCCGTCTGGCTGCTCACCTGCCGTTGTTGGGTCGCTTGACCAGCGGGAAGCGGATGCAGTCCAGCACCAGGCTGGGATCGAAGAGCTCCTTCAAGAGGGAACGTTTCGGGGGCACCGCCTCCACCTTGGGCTCCATGTGGGGCGTCAGCTGGAAGTTGACGTTCTTGTTGCCCTGCAGCTCCTCCAAGTTGGTGGTCTCGTAGGCCATATTATCCGCACCCTGCTGTTTGGGCGGCAGGGTGGTGGGCAGTGGTGGTGGCTCATTCGCTGTGGTGCTGGTAGTGGGCGAGGGCGTGGACTTCACCTCCTTTATGAAGAAAATGATGTAGAATATTGCAATCAGCTGGAAGACAATGGCTGAGGCAAAGGACCCTGTCAGAAAAGAATACATTTTCATTAATATTACTTTACTATCACTTTTCAGGCAGTTTCTACTTCTACTCACATGTGTAGCCCAAAGTGGTGAAGAGAAGTCCACTAATCGGCTGTCCTATGAAGGGAACTCCTGTGACGAACATGGCAAAGATGCCGAAGCGGAACACACGATCCTCCTCCGGCGTGGCTATGGTAATGTAGCTATAGATTGCCATCAGGCAAAAGGTCAGTCCTCCAAAGAGTGCTGGAACTATGGCCTCGCAGTAGGCACCAAACTCCATGGGCAGCGATTCGAAGAAAATCGATGAGATAATCTGACCTAAGATGCacagtttttcaattaatatgATGCTTTGGTATTTGGTTATATTATGTTCTAATACTACTTACATGTGAAAGATAATGCCTCTCCGATAATTGGCATTATCATGCAGGGCTTTCGTTTGTTGTACCGATCTGCCCATCCGCCAGCAAAAAGCAGCACAATCAGGGGGAAAATGGCAGCTGCGAAAAAAATggttaaatattattttgtttagtAATGCTAATTTAGCTTAGCATGCAGAACTGGTACTGTCGTTCAACGAAAATAACTCGTTCTTGAAAATAAGCTGTTTAGTAACATTTGTACTTATCAATTTAACTCACAGTTGACATTAACTATTCTTTCCTATATGATATGATGTTAAccatagatacatagatagatacatagatagataaatagatagatagataaaTTTTCATTGTTAAATACAACATTTGCTAACCAAATGCTTGACATGTGAATTAGAAGTACTCATCTTTACTATAAGAATTTATtgtataaaaacaaacaagtttttctttaaatatcaGCTTTCAAATCCTATAGTTTTTTATCTAAAATTCCGAAATCGTCTCGAGTATTGAGATTCGTTGAAGATGATTTAGGTGTTTGCCATTATGGGatcatattttattgaaaCTTGTTATCACCGTGAATTTAAAGCAGTGTAAAACAATAAACGCCTTTGATATGTATACAAAAGCTTTTTCGCATTGAGTCTATGACACGACACTCTGATCATTTAAAGCCTCAATTATCGATCTCTGATGCAATGCATCTTAATGAACCTCTAGAGT from Drosophila santomea strain STO CAGO 1482 chromosome 3R, Prin_Dsan_1.1, whole genome shotgun sequence includes:
- the LOC120452200 gene encoding histone-lysine N-methyltransferase PR-Set7, with protein sequence MIMVRRRQRPAKETTSSSSGGASSGSGIPVDQALPLNVAGNLLEDQYFASPKRKDCRLMKVTQNGQLPEATMMAHNKDNKAGRTIGVPLATRSQTRTIENFFKANAAAKDFQKTIHTGEQLDLGEQELKLDDEELNGHIKLDDEVLKLADQQINENLPFADEVDAKAEQKLMDEELQQVVEELLFDGSSRASSNSPCYQHDMVAMQEIQQIPEIPHIKKVAEPHEGLGSLADFQTHRSALRDSHSSTHSSSTDNIFLQEPVLTLDIDRTPTKASSIKINRSFELAGAVFSSPPSVLNACLNGRFNQIVSLNGQKEPLDAPHFDLDQHDSSSCDSGVACGLTANTESPAGQPRRRKPATPHRILCPSPIKTALKVTGGICKVGSTDPLSPRKSPRKLPATTAAVAACKSRRRLNQPKPQAPYQPQPQLQKPPPRQQQQQQDDIVVVLDDDDDEEEDEDDVRALLKAAEERENQNKAPATANSNKAGMKAMLKPAPVKSKTKSKGPTKGQPPLPLAATNGNREMTDFFPVRRSVRKTKTAVKEEWMRGLEQAVLEERCEGLQVRHFMGKGRGVVADRPFKRNEFVVEYVGDLISISEAAEREKRYALDENAGCYMYYFKHKTQQYCIDATVDTGKLGRLINHSRAGNLMTKVVLIKQRPHLVLLAKDDIEPGEELTYDYGDRSKESLLHHPWLAF
- the LOC120452237 gene encoding pro-corazonin → MLRLLLLPLFLFTLSMCMGQTFQYSRGWTNGKRSFNAAPPLLTTGHLHRGSELGLSDLYDLQDWSGDRRLERCLSQLQRSLIARNCVLGSDFNANRVDPDPESSAHPRLGNINNENPLYSSANVPNRHRQSNELLEELSAAGGASAEPNVFGKH
- the LOC120451540 gene encoding uncharacterized protein LOC120451540 isoform X1, producing MAKPRSSADPTGNGNGAADAAAEPKLNYFQKLWRYRHYLVIEPFFFFYFMASVFNAVAMQNFPLDKACRVNLGYNKVVCDTMLDKSELGIECDDFDFENTTQGATPDLAGLVIGASGFNYTVCKAELEAQILAADVSGKRAPMAAIFPLIVLLFAGGWADRYNKRKPCMIMPIIGEALSFTCQIISSIFFESLPMEFGAYCEAIVPALFGGLTFCLMAIYSYITIATPEEDRVFRFGIFAMFVTGVPFIGQPISGLLFTTLGYTWSFASAIVFQLIAIFYIIFFIKEVKSTPSPTTSTTANEPPPLPTTLPPKQQGADNMAYETTNLEELQGNKNVNFQLTPHMEPKVEAVPPKRSLLKELFDPSLVLDCIRFPLVKRPNNGRMLLILLLCAYFLTVGPTSGENDYWYRFTLKKLAWNGNDFSIYLTLSSGAALVGTFIGTAILSKLLKVSDSMIGMLSALSIVCSRVLFAFSSSTSSFYVAGVVDMFVSLRVIAIKTIGSSIVAGDELSKMYSIFGISEPVAQFIFPPIFSEIYKSTVDSFPGAIWLFGEIFYIPNVLVFVVCYFLLRRRKANEEKSVVELEQNGANGANGGNRANVVPDSEITSL
- the LOC120451540 gene encoding uncharacterized protein LOC120451540 isoform X2, which encodes MPAIFPLIVLLFAGGWADRYNKRKPCMIMPIIGEALSFTCQIISSIFFESLPMEFGAYCEAIVPALFGGLTFCLMAIYSYITIATPEEDRVFRFGIFAMFVTGVPFIGQPISGLLFTTLGYTWSFASAIVFQLIAIFYIIFFIKEVKSTPSPTTSTTANEPPPLPTTLPPKQQGADNMAYETTNLEELQGNKNVNFQLTPHMEPKVEAVPPKRSLLKELFDPSLVLDCIRFPLVKRPNNGRMLLILLLCAYFLTVGPTSGENDYWYRFTLKKLAWNGNDFSIYLTLSSGAALVGTFIGTAILSKLLKVSDSMIGMLSALSIVCSRVLFAFSSSTSSFYVAGVVDMFVSLRVIAIKTIGSSIVAGDELSKMYSIFGISEPVAQFIFPPIFSEIYKSTVDSFPGAIWLFGEIFYIPNVLVFVVCYFLLRRRKANEEKSVVELEQNGANGANGGNRANVVPDSEITSL